A region of Carboxydocella sporoproducens DSM 16521 DNA encodes the following proteins:
- a CDS encoding ANTAR domain-containing response regulator, protein MQLRTVVAEKDGRTRNKIKEILSRAGFIVIGEASDSATALTLARATQPDLVVLATNLPGLPYLELVRILDQERLAPVLVLANYSQAEELRTIVQTSWAVSYLLKPVNELNLLPAVDLALARFRQSQELIREIQSLKDDLETRKLLDQAKAMLIKYRQMTEEQAYRYIQKLAMDKRQTKAEVARAIILAFAE, encoded by the coding sequence GTGCAGTTGCGCACAGTGGTAGCTGAAAAAGATGGCAGAACCAGAAATAAAATCAAGGAAATTTTAAGCCGGGCTGGCTTTATTGTTATTGGGGAGGCCAGTGACAGTGCCACGGCTTTGACCCTGGCCCGGGCTACTCAGCCAGATCTGGTGGTACTGGCTACCAATTTGCCTGGCTTGCCTTATTTGGAACTGGTGCGCATTCTGGACCAGGAACGGCTGGCCCCTGTACTGGTACTGGCCAATTATTCTCAAGCAGAGGAGCTGCGAACAATAGTACAGACCAGCTGGGCTGTCTCCTATTTATTGAAGCCGGTAAATGAACTGAATTTGCTGCCGGCAGTGGACCTGGCTCTGGCCCGCTTTCGTCAGAGTCAGGAGCTGATCCGGGAGATTCAGTCTTTAAAAGACGACCTGGAAACCCGTAAATTGCTGGATCAGGCTAAGGCCATGCTGATTAAGTACCGTCAGATGACAGAGGAACAGGCTTATCGCTATATTCAAAAACTGGCTATGGACAAACGTCAAACCAAGGCAGAAGTAGCCAGAGCTATAATTCTGGCTTTTGCTGAATAA
- a CDS encoding type II toxin-antitoxin system PemK/MazF family toxin, producing the protein MRIRRGDIFYAELSPVVGSEQGGTRPVLVLQNDIGNQHSPTTIVAAITSQISKAKLPTHVEIKAKISGLEKDSVILLEQIRTIDKSRLREKVSTLDEEIMEKVNRAIAISLGLEEI; encoded by the coding sequence ATGCGGATTCGCCGCGGTGATATCTTTTACGCAGAGCTTAGCCCGGTGGTGGGCTCAGAACAGGGCGGAACTCGACCAGTTCTGGTCCTGCAAAATGATATTGGCAACCAGCATAGTCCCACCACCATAGTGGCGGCCATTACTTCCCAGATCAGTAAAGCCAAACTCCCCACCCATGTGGAGATTAAAGCTAAAATCAGCGGTCTGGAAAAGGATTCTGTGATATTGCTGGAACAGATTCGCACCATCGATAAAAGCCGGCTGAGGGAGAAAGTTAGTACTCTGGATGAGGAGATCATGGAAAAAGTTAACCGGGCTATTGCTATCAGCCTGGGGTTGGAAGAAATATAG
- a CDS encoding CopG family ribbon-helix-helix protein yields MAESRRVMISLPDQLLAEVDGLASAEKLNRSQLFREAVQHYIAERKKRQIREQMIRGYMEMAPINLSLANEYMGLEVDGTLPLWQAAEGE; encoded by the coding sequence TTGGCTGAATCCAGAAGGGTGATGATCAGCCTGCCCGATCAATTGCTGGCTGAGGTGGATGGTCTGGCTTCAGCGGAAAAACTGAACCGCAGCCAGTTATTTCGTGAAGCTGTCCAGCACTATATAGCAGAACGAAAAAAACGGCAGATCAGGGAGCAAATGATCCGCGGCTATATGGAAATGGCCCCGATTAACCTGTCTCTGGCTAACGAGTATATGGGCCTGGAGGTCGATGGAACCCTTCCCCTGTGGCAAGCGGCAGAGGGGGAATAA
- a CDS encoding RNA-guided endonuclease InsQ/TnpB family protein, which translates to MPLITLKAQVHADSQTEAVLKDAMFCATKVYNGLLWHLREEYKENGKVNISRKNLNRILKELPRVKGYYSMSVQLTRDEVREAYRSFFALKKKGLTQHKAPGFRHKNYLSPLKYVQSGFRVDKNRVTLSLGTSREDGVKQVSFRISHRPGIEYDRVRELSITYDKISGQIEARLVVEVKARENSGTERVAVDLGETVLMACAFGDGTVTLYSGRLVKAIRRYWQKVRASLQRNSRRWGQVAHREKKQVEQLLHVATSHFIAECVRRGVKEIAIGDINGIRESTDYGDQLNQRLHAWPYRKLINMLKYKGALAGIVVRDDVNERGTSVTCHVCGRVLSSNRKSRGLYECSCGWRAQADVNGALNIFEKKYKVSPIKGSSGRVARLVVLSFRLGWHGVHEPKRGDKNLRASA; encoded by the coding sequence ATGCCTTTAATCACTCTCAAGGCGCAGGTCCACGCAGATTCTCAGACCGAAGCTGTTCTAAAAGACGCCATGTTCTGTGCCACCAAGGTCTACAACGGCCTCCTGTGGCACCTGCGGGAAGAGTACAAAGAAAACGGGAAAGTAAATATTTCTCGAAAGAACCTCAACCGCATCTTAAAGGAGCTACCCAGGGTCAAAGGGTATTACTCGATGTCAGTCCAGCTCACCCGTGATGAGGTACGGGAAGCATATAGGTCTTTCTTTGCTCTCAAGAAAAAGGGTCTCACACAACACAAGGCTCCCGGCTTCCGCCATAAAAATTATCTTTCTCCGCTCAAATATGTCCAAAGCGGGTTCAGGGTAGATAAAAACAGAGTCACTCTGAGTCTGGGCACCAGCCGGGAAGATGGTGTAAAACAGGTTTCTTTCCGCATATCTCACCGTCCTGGTATTGAGTACGACCGGGTGCGGGAGCTTTCCATCACCTACGACAAGATTTCCGGGCAGATAGAGGCCCGTCTGGTGGTGGAGGTTAAGGCCCGTGAAAATAGCGGGACGGAGAGAGTAGCGGTGGACCTCGGGGAGACGGTCCTTATGGCCTGCGCCTTTGGCGATGGCACGGTAACGCTTTACTCCGGCAGGCTAGTCAAGGCCATAAGGCGGTACTGGCAGAAGGTACGGGCCAGCCTTCAACGGAATTCCCGGAGATGGGGACAGGTAGCGCACCGGGAGAAGAAGCAGGTAGAACAGTTACTGCACGTAGCCACGTCCCACTTCATTGCAGAGTGTGTGCGGCGGGGCGTGAAGGAGATAGCCATAGGTGACATCAACGGTATCCGTGAAAGCACCGACTATGGGGACCAGCTGAACCAACGTCTGCACGCCTGGCCGTACCGGAAGCTCATCAACATGCTCAAGTACAAGGGTGCTTTGGCGGGGATTGTGGTCCGGGACGACGTGAATGAGAGAGGTACGTCAGTCACTTGCCACGTCTGCGGGCGCGTCTTGTCCTCCAACCGGAAAAGCCGGGGGTTATACGAGTGTTCCTGCGGCTGGAGGGCGCAGGCGGACGTGAACGGGGCCTTGAACATTTTCGAGAAGAAGTACAAGGTATCTCCCATAAAGGGGAGTAGTGGCCGTGTGGCGCGGCTCGTGGTCCTGTCGTTCCGTTTGGGATGGCACGGAGTCCACGAACCAAAGCGCGGGGATAAAAACCTGCGTGCATCCGCTTAA